A window of the Rhizobium sp. CB3090 genome harbors these coding sequences:
- a CDS encoding metalloregulator ArsR/SmtB family transcription factor translates to MDRRQALISFGALSQETRLQIVRMLVVAGPDGLAAGAIAEKAEVSPSNVSFHLKELERSGLIDQKRESRSIIYTANYEALGGLVRFLMEDCCAGRPEICAPAAEVAACCTPKMEEKLQ, encoded by the coding sequence ATGGATCGACGTCAAGCCCTCATCTCATTCGGCGCCTTGTCGCAGGAGACCCGTCTTCAGATCGTCCGCATGCTGGTGGTTGCCGGCCCCGACGGGTTGGCAGCAGGCGCGATCGCCGAAAAGGCCGAGGTCTCGCCGTCGAACGTCTCCTTCCATCTGAAGGAGTTGGAGCGTTCGGGGCTGATCGACCAGAAGCGTGAATCCCGCTCGATCATCTACACCGCGAATTACGAAGCGCTCGGCGGCCTGGTCCGCTTCCTGATGGAAGACTGCTGTGCCGGCCGCCCGGAAATCTGCGCACCGGCTGCGGAAGTCGCGGCCTGCTGTACCCCTAAAATGGAGGAGAAACTGCAATGA
- a CDS encoding TniB family NTP-binding protein — MSDHLLDHVRPYLDRDPEDRIAYIRAPRWIGHHVAKDAHRRLTELLSRPQSLRTQGLMLLGPYANGKTMIAERFAVEHLRTAPKQRVWIVQTREGAGLGHFYASILQGLRAPGAEMRDIGRKAEQLDHLLASLKPRVLIFDEFHNALRGRDRDIEAVFAFLRRIGRQYDVSPVLIGEVAVYDLVNATSEMASRFDLVAVPRWQYDEDYFMLLDSLEAALPLTRSSDLSDERLARRIFALSEGLIGEIVTIVTKVAIHAIRSGTERITKAGIDELRHVPLSQRRTSILRERLL, encoded by the coding sequence ATGTCGGATCATCTGCTGGACCATGTCCGGCCCTATCTGGATCGCGATCCAGAGGACCGGATCGCCTATATCCGCGCCCCGCGATGGATCGGGCATCACGTCGCCAAGGACGCCCATCGACGGCTAACGGAATTGCTATCACGGCCTCAGTCGTTGCGGACGCAGGGCCTGATGCTGCTCGGCCCATACGCCAACGGCAAGACGATGATTGCGGAGCGCTTTGCGGTCGAACACTTAAGAACCGCGCCTAAGCAAAGAGTGTGGATCGTTCAAACGCGCGAGGGTGCCGGGCTTGGCCACTTCTACGCGAGTATTCTGCAGGGGCTGCGGGCGCCGGGCGCCGAGATGCGGGATATCGGCCGCAAGGCCGAACAACTCGATCACTTGCTGGCAAGCCTCAAGCCGAGGGTGCTGATTTTCGACGAGTTTCACAATGCATTGCGAGGACGTGATCGCGACATAGAGGCGGTCTTCGCTTTCCTGCGCCGCATCGGCCGCCAATATGATGTCTCTCCGGTGCTGATCGGCGAAGTGGCCGTCTATGACCTCGTCAACGCCACCAGTGAAATGGCGAGCCGCTTCGACCTCGTCGCGGTTCCGCGCTGGCAATATGACGAGGACTATTTCATGCTCCTCGACAGCCTGGAAGCAGCGCTTCCCCTAACGCGAAGCTCGGATTTATCGGATGAACGATTGGCCCGTCGCATATTCGCCCTGTCGGAGGGACTGATCGGCGAGATCGTCACCATCGTCACCAAGGTGGCGATCCACGCGATAAGATCGGGGACCGAGCGCATCACTAAGGCCGGAATCGACGAACTCCGCCACGTCCCGCTTTCGCAGCGGCGCACTTCAATCTTGCGCGAGAGGCTTCTATGA
- a CDS encoding DUF6428 family protein, giving the protein MNAIDNSKMQRDDISLGDLMGVLAGAKDSPLVFYFNGQPVKPGYHVTEVKAGQFSALDCGANPEAWSEIFIQLWDIEEGDRTHMQAGKFYAIIRKVTEHVKLDDTAKLTFEVSDGVQPMQLYCAAMPTLRAGAVHVELSPRPASCKPRDRWLAEQQAQSQSCCGPSAGKTACCP; this is encoded by the coding sequence ATGAACGCCATCGACAACAGCAAAATGCAGAGGGACGACATCAGCCTCGGCGACCTCATGGGCGTGCTTGCGGGCGCCAAGGATTCGCCGCTGGTTTTTTATTTCAATGGTCAGCCAGTGAAGCCCGGCTATCACGTCACCGAGGTCAAGGCCGGCCAGTTCTCCGCCCTCGACTGCGGCGCCAATCCGGAAGCCTGGTCCGAGATCTTTATTCAGCTCTGGGATATCGAGGAGGGGGATCGCACACACATGCAGGCCGGCAAATTCTACGCGATCATCCGCAAGGTCACCGAGCACGTGAAGCTCGATGATACTGCCAAACTGACCTTTGAAGTCAGCGACGGTGTTCAGCCCATGCAGCTCTACTGCGCTGCCATGCCAACGCTGCGCGCCGGCGCCGTCCACGTTGAACTGTCGCCGAGGCCGGCAAGCTGCAAGCCGCGTGATCGCTGGCTGGCCGAGCAGCAGGCCCAATCACAATCATGCTGTGGTCCGTCGGCCGGAAAGACTGCCTGCTGCCCATAG
- a CDS encoding MIP/aquaporin family protein, with protein sequence MSGFDLPRRLVAEGLGTAMLVATVVGSGIMATSLTQDVGLALLGNTLATGAILVVLITVLGPISGAHFNPAVSLIFAISRDLPRRELTGYVLAQIIGGVLGTIAAHLMFALPLIDLSSKVRTGGAQWFSEGVATFGLVAVILAGIKFEQKAVPWLVGLYITAAYWFTASTSFANPAVALARSLTNSFSGIRPVDLPGFWIAEVAGAVAALLLFTWLLQPNASSTLSSEAKL encoded by the coding sequence ATGAGCGGGTTCGATCTGCCGCGCCGGCTTGTCGCCGAGGGTCTTGGCACCGCCATGCTGGTCGCGACGGTGGTGGGATCGGGCATCATGGCGACCTCGTTGACGCAGGACGTTGGTCTGGCACTGCTTGGCAATACGCTGGCAACCGGCGCGATCCTGGTGGTGCTGATCACCGTGCTCGGGCCAATCTCGGGCGCCCACTTCAACCCTGCGGTCTCGCTGATCTTCGCAATCTCGCGCGATTTGCCAAGGCGCGAGCTCACCGGTTATGTACTCGCGCAGATCATTGGCGGCGTGCTCGGTACGATCGCCGCCCATCTGATGTTCGCGCTGCCGCTCATCGACCTGTCGAGCAAGGTTCGTACCGGCGGGGCGCAGTGGTTCTCGGAAGGTGTGGCGACCTTCGGCCTGGTGGCGGTGATCCTCGCTGGCATCAAGTTCGAGCAGAAAGCCGTGCCGTGGCTGGTCGGGCTCTATATCACGGCCGCTTACTGGTTCACCGCCTCGACCTCGTTTGCCAATCCCGCTGTTGCCTTGGCTCGGTCGCTGACCAATAGCTTCTCCGGCATTCGCCCGGTCGATCTTCCGGGCTTCTGGATCGCCGAGGTCGCCGGCGCCGTTGCAGCCCTTCTGCTGTTTACCTGGCTCCTGCAGCCAAATGCTTCGTCAACCCTATCGTCAGAGGCTAAACTATGA
- a CDS encoding TniQ family protein has product MTEAKAPGLIVRIQERYRDVVSDRWPIIPTWQPDELLSSWLHRLAFANGIAPRTFARVLGLRSGMWSASLDLKLPTDVANLLCARTGVTQRQLTAMSWTSSPLRALLLPLGSQGRRDGSTWLQFCPRCLAGDTEPYFRREWRLATRIACAKHKCGLRDRCPSCRSRIAAFSQVELVPQHRCARCGYDLRRASTTIVSPAARRLNRCLNDICKLEVIAGSAGSNILVRRLLSMPSIVGLYSMAPLNRLSTSARIRCFERLTLRPNDWLPAVDDAATAHWRRSILLVGGHGRLIGLLAHALERRRHRHRATVRCPTRVQPRVATLSALLAAYVRIMQEPSRAPGRNDGTTGLPPGDP; this is encoded by the coding sequence ATGACGGAGGCCAAGGCACCTGGCTTGATCGTACGCATCCAGGAGCGATACCGTGACGTCGTCTCGGACCGGTGGCCGATCATTCCCACATGGCAGCCTGACGAATTGCTGTCGAGCTGGTTGCATCGGCTCGCATTCGCAAATGGCATCGCGCCCAGAACCTTCGCTCGCGTGCTAGGCCTCCGTTCGGGGATGTGGTCGGCGTCGCTCGACCTGAAGCTCCCGACCGATGTGGCGAACCTGCTATGCGCGCGCACCGGTGTTACGCAACGCCAGCTCACGGCGATGTCATGGACGTCGTCTCCGTTGCGAGCGCTCCTGCTGCCGCTTGGCAGCCAAGGACGTCGCGACGGTTCAACTTGGCTGCAGTTTTGCCCACGCTGCCTTGCCGGCGACACAGAACCATATTTTCGGCGGGAGTGGCGGCTGGCAACCCGAATTGCATGTGCAAAACATAAATGCGGGTTACGCGACCGATGTCCATCCTGCCGCAGCCGGATTGCGGCTTTCAGCCAGGTTGAACTCGTCCCGCAACATCGCTGTGCCCGTTGCGGCTACGATCTGCGTCGGGCGTCGACAACCATTGTCAGCCCGGCGGCACGACGGCTCAACCGTTGCCTCAACGACATCTGCAAGCTGGAAGTGATAGCCGGATCCGCCGGCAGTAATATTCTCGTTCGGCGTCTGCTGAGCATGCCCAGCATCGTCGGGCTCTATTCAATGGCGCCCCTTAACCGCCTGTCGACATCAGCGCGCATCCGATGTTTCGAGCGGCTTACCCTGCGACCGAATGATTGGCTGCCTGCTGTCGACGACGCTGCGACCGCACATTGGCGACGCTCTATCCTGCTGGTAGGTGGTCACGGCCGTTTGATCGGGCTGCTCGCCCATGCTCTCGAACGCCGACGGCACAGGCATCGCGCCACCGTGCGCTGCCCTACGAGAGTCCAGCCGCGGGTCGCTACGCTTTCCGCGTTGCTGGCCGCCTATGTGCGGATCATGCAAGAGCCATCCCGGGCGCCCGGTCGAAACGACGGTACAACCGGCCTGCCGCCGGGCGATCCGTGA
- a CDS encoding arsenate reductase ArsC — MTTDRIYNVLFLCTGNSARSILAESILNAEGKGRFKAFSAGSQPKGEVNPHALKELEALGYPSSGFRSKSWDEFAEPGAPEMDFIFTVCDSAAGEACPVWIGHPMSAHWGVEDPAAVEGSDIEKTRAFAQAARYLKNRITAFVSLPLASIDRLALETHLRQIGAMEGATVKPSKAS, encoded by the coding sequence ATGACCACGGACCGCATCTACAACGTACTCTTTCTCTGCACGGGCAACTCCGCCCGCTCGATCCTGGCAGAATCGATCCTCAATGCCGAGGGGAAAGGCCGCTTCAAGGCGTTCTCGGCCGGCAGCCAGCCAAAGGGCGAGGTCAATCCGCATGCCCTGAAGGAGCTTGAGGCGCTCGGATATCCGTCGAGCGGTTTCCGCTCGAAGAGCTGGGATGAGTTCGCCGAGCCTGGCGCACCGGAAATGGACTTCATCTTCACGGTCTGCGATAGCGCCGCCGGTGAAGCTTGCCCGGTGTGGATCGGCCATCCGATGAGCGCCCATTGGGGTGTCGAAGATCCGGCCGCCGTCGAAGGCAGCGACATCGAGAAGACCCGCGCCTTTGCCCAGGCCGCCCGCTACCTGAAAAATCGGATCACGGCCTTTGTCAGCCTGCCGCTCGCCTCGATCGACAGGCTTGCGCTGGAAACGCACCTGCGCCAGATCGGCGCCATGGAAGGCGCAACCGTAAAACCGTCGAAGGCAAGCTGA